The following proteins are encoded in a genomic region of Natrinema sp. DC36:
- a CDS encoding GNAT family N-acetyltransferase — translation MNVRSATSDDFEAITAVARDTWHETYDELEADMIDRTVDDWYTDDSMPLEAPGTVVLVAERAERRSADGSRTESDERDGDLVGFTHAVVQGETADILRMYVHPDHQGEGIGSELHERLMAEIESQEAERVRSFDFAFNDASRAFYEGLGFEQTDEGEVEIDGEFYPEAVYTLEL, via the coding sequence ATGAACGTTCGATCCGCGACGTCCGACGACTTCGAGGCGATCACCGCCGTCGCCCGCGACACCTGGCACGAGACGTACGACGAACTCGAGGCCGACATGATCGATCGGACCGTCGACGACTGGTACACCGACGACTCGATGCCGCTCGAGGCACCCGGGACGGTCGTCCTCGTCGCCGAGCGCGCGGAGCGACGGTCCGCGGATGGGAGTCGGACGGAGTCCGACGAACGCGACGGTGACCTCGTCGGCTTCACCCACGCGGTCGTCCAGGGCGAGACGGCCGACATTCTCCGGATGTACGTCCACCCGGACCACCAGGGCGAGGGGATCGGCTCCGAACTCCACGAGCGGCTGATGGCGGAGATCGAATCCCAGGAGGCCGAGCGGGTCCGATCGTTCGACTTCGCGTTCAACGACGCCAGCCGCGCCTTCTACGAGGGACTCGGCTTCGAGCAGACCGACGAGGGAGAGGTCGAAATCGACGGCGAGTTCTACCCCGAGGCGGTCTACACGCTCGAGCTGTAG
- a CDS encoding translation initiation factor translates to MADNDDIDDLLDELDSQGDLETSQQVLSLRTESRRYDKPVTIIEGFDLTKSEIESTASDLKSSLGTGGTVDEGRIELQGDHRDRVPDLLRDRGFDVRE, encoded by the coding sequence ATGGCAGACAACGACGACATCGACGACCTGCTCGACGAACTCGACAGCCAGGGCGACCTCGAGACATCTCAGCAAGTACTGTCGCTCCGAACCGAGAGCCGGCGATACGACAAGCCGGTGACGATCATCGAGGGCTTCGACCTCACGAAGTCGGAAATCGAATCGACCGCCTCGGACCTCAAGAGTTCGCTCGGGACTGGCGGAACGGTCGACGAAGGTCGCATCGAACTGCAGGGAGACCACCGCGATCGCGTCCCGGACCTGCTTCGGGACCGAGGGTTCGACGTTCGGGAGTGA
- a CDS encoding GNAT family N-acetyltransferase, producing MEIRPAIRDDREQIRAVARETWHDTYDELDDETIDETIDEWYGDEALETALSKPGTAFLVAEADGDLVGFTHGVVTAEEGDVLRMSVHPDHQGEGIGTALYERLREDLRDFNMERMRAIDLASNEGGREFYETHGFEPTDEDEVEIGGKRRREVVYTLEL from the coding sequence ATGGAGATCAGACCAGCCATCCGCGACGATCGCGAACAGATCAGGGCCGTCGCCCGCGAGACGTGGCACGACACCTACGACGAACTCGACGACGAGACGATCGACGAAACGATCGACGAGTGGTACGGCGACGAGGCCCTCGAGACGGCGCTGTCGAAACCCGGTACCGCCTTCCTCGTTGCGGAAGCCGACGGCGACCTCGTCGGCTTCACCCACGGCGTCGTCACGGCGGAGGAAGGCGACGTCCTTCGGATGTCCGTCCACCCGGACCACCAGGGCGAAGGGATCGGAACCGCGCTGTACGAGCGGCTGCGCGAGGACCTTCGGGACTTCAACATGGAGCGAATGCGCGCGATCGACCTCGCCTCGAACGAGGGCGGACGGGAGTTCTACGAAACCCACGGGTTCGAGCCGACCGACGAAGACGAGGTCGAAATCGGCGGCAAGCGGCGACGAGAAGTGGTCTACACGCTCGAGCTGTAG
- a CDS encoding excinuclease ABC subunit C: MNADAVRERAGSLPREPGVYQFREDGTTLYVGKAVDLRSRVRSYADPRSARIRRMVDRADGIEIAVTDTETQALLLEANLIKRHQPRYNVRLKDDKSYPMVQLTAHDAPRIEITRDPDESATVFGPYTSKVQVETVVKALRETYGVRGCSDHKYAGRERPCLDYEMGLCTAPCTREIDLESYAQDVTAVERFLEGETGILTDPLRREMEAAAEEQNFERAANLRDRLETVAAFHGEGGEAVQSTGDERGVDVLGVAIEGEDATVARLRAEHGKLIDRDRHTLEAPGSAGVDADGEADGVSAVLAAFIVQYYAERELPDALLLPERHGDEEVAAWLEAEGVSVRVPGAGREAKLVELALKNARRNVGRRDECGMLADALEIDSARRIEGFDVSHAQGKSAVGSDVTFVDGSAEKSDYRRKKLTDQNDDYDNMRALLEWRASRAVEDRDDRPDPDLLLIDGGEGQLEAARDALEAVGWDVPAVALAKAEERVVTPRRTFSWPSDAPHLHLLQRVRDEAHRFAVQYHQTIRDEVKTVLDDVQGVGPETRKRLLGRFGSVENVREASLEDLRSVEGIGEKTAETIKSRL; this comes from the coding sequence ATGAACGCCGACGCGGTTCGCGAGCGCGCCGGGTCGTTGCCCCGAGAGCCCGGCGTCTACCAGTTCCGGGAGGACGGAACCACACTCTACGTCGGGAAAGCGGTCGATCTCCGCAGTCGGGTCCGGTCCTACGCCGATCCCCGAAGCGCGCGGATCCGCCGGATGGTCGACCGCGCCGACGGGATCGAGATCGCCGTCACCGACACCGAGACGCAGGCGCTGCTGCTCGAGGCGAACCTGATCAAGCGCCACCAGCCCCGCTACAACGTCCGGCTCAAGGACGACAAGTCGTATCCGATGGTCCAACTGACGGCCCACGACGCCCCGCGGATCGAGATCACGCGGGACCCGGACGAGTCCGCAACGGTCTTCGGCCCCTACACCAGCAAAGTGCAGGTCGAGACCGTCGTGAAGGCCCTGCGGGAGACGTACGGCGTGCGGGGCTGTTCGGACCACAAGTACGCGGGCCGCGAGCGGCCGTGTCTGGACTACGAGATGGGGCTGTGTACCGCGCCCTGCACCCGAGAAATCGACCTCGAGAGCTACGCGCAGGACGTCACCGCCGTCGAGCGCTTCCTCGAGGGCGAGACTGGAATCCTCACGGACCCGCTACGCCGGGAGATGGAAGCCGCCGCCGAGGAGCAGAACTTCGAGCGCGCGGCGAACCTGCGGGACCGACTCGAGACCGTCGCGGCCTTCCACGGCGAAGGCGGCGAGGCGGTTCAGTCGACCGGTGACGAGCGGGGCGTCGACGTGCTCGGCGTCGCCATCGAGGGCGAGGACGCGACCGTCGCCCGGCTGCGCGCGGAGCACGGTAAACTGATCGACCGGGACCGGCACACGCTCGAGGCACCCGGCTCCGCGGGGGTCGACGCCGACGGCGAGGCTGACGGCGTCTCCGCCGTGCTCGCCGCCTTCATCGTCCAGTACTACGCAGAACGCGAGCTTCCGGACGCCCTGCTTCTGCCCGAACGACACGGCGACGAGGAGGTCGCGGCCTGGCTCGAGGCGGAGGGCGTCTCGGTCCGCGTCCCGGGTGCGGGCCGGGAGGCCAAACTCGTCGAACTCGCGCTGAAGAACGCCCGGCGCAACGTGGGTCGACGCGACGAGTGCGGGATGCTCGCGGACGCCCTCGAGATCGACTCGGCCCGGCGGATCGAGGGCTTCGACGTGAGCCACGCCCAGGGGAAATCGGCGGTCGGGAGCGACGTCACCTTCGTCGACGGCAGCGCCGAGAAGAGCGACTATCGCCGAAAGAAGCTCACCGACCAGAACGACGATTACGACAACATGCGCGCCCTGCTCGAGTGGCGCGCCAGCCGCGCCGTCGAGGACCGCGACGACCGGCCGGATCCCGATCTGCTGTTGATCGACGGCGGCGAGGGCCAGCTCGAGGCCGCCCGCGACGCGCTCGAGGCGGTCGGCTGGGACGTGCCCGCCGTGGCGCTGGCGAAGGCCGAGGAGCGCGTGGTCACGCCCCGTCGGACGTTCTCGTGGCCGAGCGATGCGCCGCATCTGCACCTCCTCCAGCGCGTGCGAGACGAGGCCCACCGCTTTGCCGTGCAGTATCACCAGACTATCCGCGACGAGGTCAAGACGGTGCTCGACGACGTGCAGGGAGTCGGCCCCGAAACCAGAAAACGACTTCTGGGGCGGTTCGGCAGCGTCGAGAACGTTCGCGAGGCGAGCCTCGAGGACCTTCGGAGCGTCGAGGGGATCGGCGAGAAGACGGCCGAGACGATTAAGTCGCGGCTCTAA
- the nrfD gene encoding NrfD/PsrC family molybdoenzyme membrane anchor subunit, with protein sequence MGTKTPSEADILRPIGTTSKTYFVMVAVAGLALLAFLVGWAYQLQQGLAVTALGDWGSGGGVTWGIYIGAFIWWVGIAHGGIILSAAVRLLGMDRYMPVARLAELLTLAGLSAAGFYIIVHLGRPDRMVTSVLGHYHITIHNSPLVWDVTVITAYFVLTATYLSLTLRYDVSRLRDQLPDRLDPIYRLITIGYTRTEDRIVQRMVWWLALAIIIMAPLLLHGGVIPWLFAVIPTMPTWFGGVQGPQFLTIALTSAISGVIILAYSFRSAYDWDHIFTDDIFRGLLLWLGFFCLLFLWLQLQQNITGLFAAPVDLTVAALARATNPIYLTSMSLVFLTLTYIFAQTLRPTLFTKRRAVVAGLAVLTATILEKVLFVVEGFLHPTFDIYAAVPGVYVPSLIELASITGTIGMVCLFFLTVAKIFPVVELHAIEHLREDHENE encoded by the coding sequence ATGGGGACGAAAACGCCGAGTGAGGCCGACATTCTGCGGCCGATCGGGACGACCTCGAAAACGTACTTCGTGATGGTCGCCGTAGCGGGACTGGCGCTTCTCGCCTTCCTCGTCGGCTGGGCCTACCAGCTGCAGCAGGGGCTGGCAGTCACCGCGCTCGGTGACTGGGGGAGCGGTGGCGGCGTCACGTGGGGAATCTACATCGGCGCCTTCATCTGGTGGGTGGGCATCGCCCACGGCGGGATCATCCTCTCGGCCGCGGTCCGTCTGCTGGGGATGGACCGGTACATGCCGGTCGCGCGACTCGCCGAGTTGCTGACTCTCGCCGGGCTGTCCGCGGCGGGCTTTTACATCATCGTCCACCTCGGCCGGCCGGACCGGATGGTCACGAGCGTCCTCGGTCACTACCACATCACGATCCACAACTCGCCGCTGGTGTGGGACGTGACCGTCATCACGGCCTACTTCGTGTTGACGGCGACCTATCTCTCGCTCACCCTGCGTTACGACGTCAGCCGACTGCGCGACCAGCTGCCCGACCGCCTCGATCCGATCTACCGGCTCATCACGATCGGCTACACCAGGACGGAAGATCGGATCGTCCAGCGTATGGTCTGGTGGCTCGCGCTCGCGATCATCATCATGGCCCCGCTCTTGCTCCACGGCGGCGTCATTCCGTGGCTGTTCGCGGTGATCCCCACGATGCCGACCTGGTTCGGCGGCGTGCAGGGGCCGCAGTTTCTCACCATCGCGCTCACGTCGGCCATCAGCGGCGTGATCATCCTCGCCTATTCGTTCCGCTCCGCCTACGACTGGGACCACATCTTCACCGACGACATCTTCCGCGGACTGCTCCTCTGGCTCGGCTTCTTCTGTCTGCTCTTCCTGTGGCTGCAGCTCCAGCAGAACATCACCGGGCTATTCGCCGCACCCGTCGATCTGACCGTCGCAGCCCTGGCCAGAGCGACCAACCCCATCTACCTCACCTCGATGTCGCTGGTCTTCCTGACCCTGACGTACATCTTCGCCCAGACGCTCCGGCCGACGCTGTTCACCAAGCGACGGGCCGTCGTCGCCGGCCTCGCCGTCCTCACCGCGACGATCCTCGAGAAGGTGCTGTTCGTCGTCGAGGGGTTCCTGCACCCCACGTTCGACATCTACGCGGCCGTCCCGGGCGTCTACGTGCCGAGCCTGATCGAACTCGCGTCGATCACTGGAACGATCGGCATGGTCTGTCTGTTCTTCCTCACCGTCGCCAAAATATTTCCCGTGGTCGAGCTCCACGCGATCGAACACCTGCGTGAGGACCACGAGAACGAGTAG